The DNA segment attgaatatgtcattaagcatttgagatgaagatcatggaggaagagtagacatccactataatttgatcatggaggaagagtagacatccaaaataatttgatttttcttataacacttaTCTCCATTGTATTTATTTAACACGTCTTTCTCCACAAAACCAAAACAAATCAAGAAAATGAGAATCAAGCCTATGTATGCtactttttcacttcttttcttcttcagcttcctcTTATATAACCAAAATTCATGTTATGCACAAGATGCACCAAGTACAACAGGCTATAGCTGTAATTCAAGCCAATTTTATCCATGTCAAACATATGTCTTTTACAGAGCAAGAGGACCAGAATTTCTTGATTTAGCCTCAATTGGTGACCTTTTTTCAGTAAGTAGGCTTATGATTGCAAATCCTAGTAATATTTCTACCCCAAACACAACTCTAGTCAATGACCAATCCCTCAGTACCAATCACTTGTTCTTGTAACAACATCAATACCACTTTTGGTAACATCTCATATGCTGACTCAGGTGATACTATGTACAGGATCTCAACTGTTAAGTTCCAAAATCTCACAACTTTTCCATATGTTGAGGCTGTTAATCCAACTGTTGTACTAGAAAATATTCAAATAGGTCAAGCCATAGAATTCCCAATTTTTTGTAAGTGTCCAAACAAAGCACAAACACAAccccaaaaccaaaaccaaccaagATATCTTATTAGTTATGTATTTAAACCTTTTGACAACATTTCTTCAATTGCTTCAAGATTTGGAACAACCCCACAATCTATAAgggaaattaatggaaataatcCCAAGATTTTTGATACCCTTTTCATTCCACTGTCTAAACTTCCTAATATTACACAACCAACAGCTTCAAATGGTCCTCCACCTGTCACAAATACAACAGTAGTACAAGAAAATGACAAGAAAGGAACAGTCATAGGATTAGCTATTGGTTTAGGAATTTGTGGGCTGCTACTGATTTTGTTAGCTGGTTTATGGGGTTATAGAGAGAAGTCAGGTAAGAGTAAAAGAGAAAAGTATAGTGATGTGGAAAGGCAGAAAAGCTTATATCTTGGATCAAAAAAGGAGTCTTTAAATAAGGAGGTTGAAGTGAATTTAATGGCTGATGTTTCAGATTGTTTAGATAAGTATAAAATGTATAAAATTGAACAACTTTGGGAAGCAACAGATGGATTTGATGAAGGGTGTTTGATTCAAGGGTCTGTGTATAAAGGTATAATTGATGGAGAAGTGTTTGCAATCAAGAAAATGAAGTGGGATGCCCGTGAGGAGCTCAAGATCCTCCAAAAGGTAAATTTTTAGAGACATATATGGTATAAAATGCAATGTTTTCCAGTCTTGATCGTTCTGGAGATCCTCTTGTTCATTATAAGCAGGTGGATATTAGGAATTTTACAGTAGCACGTAACATGCTCGAGTTCCATATATGCAATACATTTGTTCATTGCAGTCGTCATCCTTATTGCAAACATATCCATTGCTTGCTTGTCCTAATTAACACCATTGAATGGTAGATTACTAAATAAAATGCTAACTAGAGTTATCATAGGTAAATAAAATGCAAATTACTAAATTTTGTGACAGTGCAAATTGCTagataagaaaatattaattattatgcTCTTTTAGCATGTATTAGTGTGATATTTAATTAGAACcagtttttttttaaagttcatcaccaaaaacaataaaacaaaattaactatCTTTATTtccttcaaaaaagaaaaacgTTAGGCTATATAGTGCAAAAACAAACCAAAAAGATATTTGAATCTGAACAGTAACTTTTGAACTTTTTATGAACAGTAAAAAATGAGAATTACTATTTACTAAGTTGTTGAATATGAATAGAAACAAATGCGAAGTACTAATTAGTTGTTGATTTTTTTCTCTTGAAAATATAAAGGCGATAATAAGAAATTTAATTGGGTAAACGgtatgtgtgatgacccaaaaggtcatctttaaatttaataattaattatgtattctaaaattttaaaaaatactatttatcattcatcgacttgcgtgcgttgtccgtataatttttcagaaaatgtttatatgaaaaattgattaaaatgtgaaaaagagctttaaaactcaactgagttgactttggtcaatattttagcaaacagacccgaATCGGTGTTTTGACAGTTACGGTAGGCCCgtctcgtgatttgggacttgagcgtatggcggaatttaatttggaggtccctaactcaagttatggccatttaacggaaactaggaatttaaaggctaaagatttccaaagtttgaccacgaatttgactttttgatatcggggtcgaaatccgattctgaaaattagaatagctctgttatgttatttatgacttgttgccaaatttgaagtcattccggattcgtttaatatgttttggcacgagttttgcaaactgaaaagtttgaaaaatcaaaagtttgaatcgaggtgtgaattataattttgatgttgtttgacatgaATTGAAActtcgagtaagtccgtattatatttttggacttgttggaatatttggacgacgtcccgagtggctcggatgagtttcagatgagTTACCGAGCAATTGGAACCTATTGCCCAGTGTTCGTTCTGGTGTGTCGCACTTGCGACATTTGGTACGCAGGTGCGTGGTCGCTCCTGCAAAATTCCAGTCGCTTCTGTAATATTGGACAGCCCTGCCGAGCTCTGCTTCTGCGGAGAAATGAGCGCTGGTGCACAACCGCATCCACGACGGACGAGCTGCTTCTACGAGGAAGACCGATTCTGCGGTTAGAAGGGcgcttctgcgatgtcgcaggtgcgacatttctGAGCGCAAATGCGGCCACTGGACGAGCTGCCCTGTTCTACAAATGCGAGCTTTTTCTCGCAAATGTgaggccgcaggtgcaaaaatatagtccgcagatgcgaaaatgctgggcagaatacataattTTCGGATTTAGATagaagaaattagaatttttgtaaaactttctaaaaacgaaaatttaagatttgaaggttcatttgacatcgaaatttgataatttttgtatggttggactcctctcggaacgggtgttcggatttcgtaagttttgcTGAGATTctagacgtgggccccactgttgaattttgagataaatttcggattttgatttttgagatgcatttcggattttaatccgaaaaattagtaaattcatatggaattaattcctaagatttgtattgagtatattaaattatttatgactagatttgaggatttcggacactaGTTCGCGAGGCAatggtttattggaatcttgaatttggctggaaagcgaggtaagtatcgtggttaaccttgacttgagggagtaggattcaattgtctatttgctacgttatttaatgtgcgggtacaatgtatatgtgaggtgacgagtacttatgtgttgtggttgagtcaaagcatgctggaggattttatttaattttgaataattgcctatttaattaagatatttctgtttaaatttattattaattatttgataattattCATGAAATATTTActgatttaattattgttgaacatggtgagaaggagtgtaaaatcatgaagggtgatgtcgtgccatttttattatttattctatcattgtcatggtgagaaagagtgtaaaagcacgaagtgtgTTGCCGTGTCATTTTTTAGAGTAAaaacacgaaaggtgatgtcgtgtcattttcaaagagtgtaaaagcacgaagggtgatatcgtgccaaaagagagttaaagcacgaagggtggtgccacgccatttttatattatcatttgctcattttattattgatgaattaattgactgctaagtgatacttctcctactgaaattattatatc comes from the Nicotiana tabacum cultivar K326 chromosome 14, ASM71507v2, whole genome shotgun sequence genome and includes:
- the LOC107822252 gene encoding LOW QUALITY PROTEIN: serine/threonine receptor-like kinase NFP (The sequence of the model RefSeq protein was modified relative to this genomic sequence to represent the inferred CDS: inserted 2 bases in 1 codon), with translation MRIKPMYATFSLLFFFSFLLYNQNSCYAQDAPSTTGYSCNSSQFYPCQTYVFYRARGPEFLDLASIGDLFSVSRLMIANPSNISTPNTTLVNDQSLXVPITCSCNNINTTFGNISYADSGDTMYRISTVKFQNLTTFPYVEAVNPTVVLENIQIGQAIEFPIFCKCPNKAQTQPQNQNQPRYLISYVFKPFDNISSIASRFGTTPQSIREINGNNPKIFDTLFIPLSKLPNITQPTASNGPPPVTNTTVVQENDKKGTVIGLAIGLGICGLLLILLAGLWGYREKSGKSKREKYSDVERQKSLYLGSKKESLNKEVEVNLMADVSDCLDKYKMYKIEQLWEATDGFDEGCLIQGSVYKGIIDGEVFAIKKMKWDAREELKILQKILKLVPVAYRRRARIQLLRGDLSYSCIAFAVLKSPSIVS